From a region of the Prevotella melaninogenica genome:
- a CDS encoding S41 family peptidase yields MRKYICLLLFYLFTFLPLSAQQGNDSPLRKLHLAEVAIKNFYVDSVNEQKLVEDGIRGMLEKLDPHSTYTDAKETKAMNEPLQGDFEGIGVQFNMIEDTLVVIQPVVNGPSQKVGILAGDRIVSVNDSTIAGVKMARIDIMKMLRGKKGTKVKLGVVRRGVKGVLTFVVTRAKIPVHTINAAYMIRPNVGYIRIESFGMKTHDEFMAAVDSLKKKGMKTLLLDLQDNGGGYLQSAVQISNEFLKNNDMIVYTEGRRARRQNFKAIGNGRLQDVKVYVLVNELSASAAEIVTGAIQDNDRGTVVGRRTFGKGLVQRPLDLPDGSMIRLTIAHYYTPSGRCIQKPYTKGDLKDYEMDIEKRFKHGELTNPDSIQFSDSLKYYTIRKHRVVYGGGGIMPDNFVPLDTTKFTRYHRMLAAKSIIINAYLKYADANRQALKAQYSSFDAFNKGYVVPQSLLDEIVAEGKKEKIEPKDAAELKATLPNIALQIKALTARDIWDMNEYFRVWNTQSDIVNKAVELATGK; encoded by the coding sequence ATGAGAAAGTATATTTGTCTTTTACTTTTTTACCTTTTTACCTTTTTACCTTTGTCAGCACAGCAGGGTAACGACTCTCCTTTACGCAAACTGCACTTGGCAGAGGTGGCTATTAAGAACTTCTATGTGGACTCTGTGAACGAGCAGAAGTTAGTTGAGGATGGTATTAGGGGTATGCTCGAGAAACTCGACCCCCATTCTACCTACACGGATGCGAAGGAAACCAAGGCAATGAACGAACCATTGCAGGGCGACTTTGAGGGTATTGGTGTGCAGTTCAATATGATTGAAGATACACTTGTCGTTATCCAGCCTGTTGTCAATGGTCCTTCTCAGAAGGTGGGAATCCTCGCTGGCGACCGTATCGTTAGTGTGAACGACTCTACCATCGCTGGTGTGAAGATGGCACGTATCGACATCATGAAGATGCTTCGTGGTAAGAAGGGAACGAAAGTGAAGTTAGGTGTTGTACGCCGTGGCGTGAAAGGGGTGCTTACCTTTGTCGTTACACGTGCTAAGATACCAGTCCATACCATCAATGCCGCTTATATGATTCGTCCTAATGTAGGCTATATTCGAATCGAGAGCTTCGGAATGAAGACCCATGACGAGTTCATGGCGGCTGTTGATTCACTGAAAAAGAAAGGTATGAAGACCCTCCTTCTCGACCTACAAGACAATGGAGGCGGTTATCTTCAGTCGGCTGTTCAGATATCAAATGAGTTCCTAAAGAACAATGACATGATTGTTTACACCGAAGGACGACGCGCTCGTCGCCAGAATTTTAAGGCAATTGGCAACGGACGACTGCAGGATGTAAAGGTTTATGTATTGGTAAACGAACTCTCTGCTTCGGCTGCAGAGATTGTCACTGGTGCTATTCAAGACAATGATCGTGGAACGGTTGTGGGTCGTAGAACCTTTGGTAAAGGACTTGTACAGCGTCCGCTCGACCTCCCTGATGGTAGTATGATTCGTCTGACAATAGCCCATTACTATACGCCAAGCGGTCGTTGTATTCAGAAACCTTATACAAAGGGCGACCTGAAGGATTATGAAATGGATATCGAGAAACGCTTTAAGCATGGTGAGTTGACCAATCCAGACAGTATTCAATTCTCAGATTCTTTGAAGTATTACACCATCCGCAAGCACCGAGTTGTCTATGGTGGCGGTGGTATTATGCCTGATAACTTCGTCCCACTTGATACAACAAAGTTCACTCGCTATCATCGTATGTTAGCCGCAAAGAGTATTATCATCAATGCTTATTTGAAGTATGCTGATGCAAATCGTCAGGCTTTAAAGGCGCAATACAGTTCATTTGACGCGTTCAATAAGGGTTATGTGGTACCACAGTCATTGCTCGATGAAATCGTGGCAGAGGGCAAGAAAGAAAAGATTGAGCCAAAGGATGCGGCTGAATTAAAGGCTACGCTTCCTAATATTGCACTACAGATAAAGGCGCTCACAGCCCGTGATATCTGGGATATGAACGAGTATTTCCGAGTGTGGAATACTCAGAGTGACATTGTCAATAAGGCTGTTGAGTTGGCTACGGGCAAGTAG
- a CDS encoding DNA topoisomerase IV subunit B: protein MDNSSTPNTQTPTPVSYTDDNIRHLSDMEHVRTRPGMYIGRLGDGKLPEDGIYVLLKEVIDNSIDEFKMNAGDRIEVDVEDNLRVSVRDYGRGIPQGKLVEAVSVLNTGGKYDSKAFKKSVGLNGVGVKAVNALSSHFEVKSFRDGKVRELSFEKGNLQSDKTKKSTDENGTYIYFEPDDTLFKHYSFHDDIVEEMLRNYTYLNTGLTIMYNGRRILSRHGLKDLLTDNMTVDPLYPIVHMKGEDIEIAFTHTNQYGEEYYSFVNGQHTTQGGTHQTAFKEHIAKTIKEFFGKYEYGDIRNGLVAAIAVNVEEPVFESQTKIKLGSTQMSPDGESINKYVGDFIKTNVDNYLHIHKEDFTDILENKIKETERERKAMAGVTKLARERAKKANLHNRKLRDCRVHYCDVKNNRKEESSIFITEGDSASGSITKSRDVNTQAVFSLRGKPLNCFGLTKKVVYENEEFNLLQAALDIEDGLDSLRYNKVIVATDADVDGMHIRLLIITFFLQFFPELIKKGHVYVLQTPLFRVRNRRTKIKNKEVIAEADARRVKGEKKNDFITRYCYSEEERVAAINELGLDPEITRFKGLGEISPDEFAHFIGPDMRLEQVTLHKNDQVAKLLEYYMGKNTMERQNFIIDNLVIEEDLPDVEE from the coding sequence ATGGACAATTCATCAACACCCAACACTCAAACCCCAACACCCGTATCTTACACCGACGATAATATCCGGCACCTATCGGATATGGAGCACGTACGTACCCGTCCGGGTATGTATATTGGTCGTTTGGGCGATGGAAAGTTGCCTGAAGATGGTATTTATGTACTCTTGAAGGAGGTTATTGATAACTCTATCGACGAGTTTAAGATGAATGCTGGCGATCGTATTGAGGTTGATGTGGAGGATAATCTGCGTGTTAGTGTGCGCGACTATGGTCGTGGTATTCCACAAGGAAAGCTTGTTGAGGCTGTGTCAGTACTGAATACGGGTGGTAAGTATGACTCTAAGGCATTTAAGAAGAGTGTTGGTTTGAATGGTGTCGGTGTGAAAGCCGTTAATGCACTAAGCTCACATTTTGAGGTAAAGAGTTTCCGTGATGGTAAGGTACGTGAACTATCGTTTGAGAAAGGAAACCTACAAAGCGACAAAACAAAGAAATCGACTGATGAGAATGGTACCTACATCTATTTCGAACCAGACGATACTCTTTTCAAGCATTATAGCTTCCATGATGATATAGTAGAGGAGATGCTCCGTAACTATACCTATCTAAACACGGGATTGACCATCATGTACAATGGTCGTCGTATACTTAGTCGACATGGTTTGAAGGACCTTCTGACTGATAATATGACTGTTGATCCATTGTATCCGATAGTTCATATGAAAGGAGAAGATATTGAGATCGCTTTCACACACACCAATCAATATGGCGAGGAGTATTACTCTTTTGTGAATGGTCAGCATACAACACAGGGCGGTACACATCAGACAGCCTTCAAGGAGCATATTGCCAAGACGATAAAAGAGTTCTTCGGCAAGTATGAGTATGGTGACATTCGTAACGGATTAGTGGCTGCCATCGCTGTAAACGTTGAAGAACCTGTATTCGAATCACAAACTAAGATTAAGTTAGGTTCCACACAGATGTCGCCTGATGGTGAGTCAATCAACAAGTATGTGGGCGACTTTATCAAGACAAACGTCGATAACTACCTCCATATTCACAAAGAAGACTTCACCGATATACTTGAGAATAAGATCAAGGAGACCGAGCGAGAGCGTAAGGCAATGGCTGGTGTAACGAAGTTAGCACGTGAGAGAGCGAAGAAAGCCAACCTCCATAACCGTAAGTTGCGTGACTGTCGTGTACACTATTGTGACGTGAAGAACAATCGAAAAGAGGAGAGTTCTATCTTTATAACAGAGGGAGATTCAGCCAGCGGAAGTATCACTAAGAGTCGTGATGTCAACACACAAGCTGTCTTCTCATTGCGTGGAAAGCCGCTTAACTGCTTTGGCTTGACAAAGAAAGTAGTATATGAGAATGAGGAGTTCAACCTCCTTCAGGCTGCACTCGACATTGAAGACGGACTCGATTCGCTTAGATATAATAAGGTAATTGTCGCAACGGATGCCGATGTTGACGGTATGCACATCCGTTTGTTGATAATCACTTTCTTCCTTCAGTTCTTCCCAGAGCTGATAAAGAAAGGGCATGTATATGTCCTTCAGACACCGCTTTTCCGTGTTCGTAACCGTCGAACAAAGATAAAGAACAAAGAGGTGATTGCAGAAGCGGACGCTCGTCGTGTGAAAGGAGAGAAGAAGAACGACTTTATTACACGTTATTGTTACTCTGAGGAGGAGCGCGTAGCAGCTATCAACGAGCTTGGTCTAGACCCAGAAATCACCCGATTCAAAGGTCTTGGTGAGATTTCTCCTGACGAATTTGCCCATTTCATCGGTCCAGATATGCGTTTAGAGCAAGTTACCTTGCATAAGAATGACCAGGTAGCTAAGCTCTTGGAGTATTATATGGGTAAGAACACGATGGAACGTCAGAACTTTATTATAGACAACCTCGTTATAGAAGAGGACCTTCCTGACGTGGAAGAATAA
- a CDS encoding four helix bundle protein: protein MELFYYRRLDVYKDAKQLAINVNEALKSFPKEERYALTNQLQRASTSVMFNIAEGFGRYGSKERIHFLDIANGSLMEVSSQIELAEAYHYISTIQREEFDNQILCIVK, encoded by the coding sequence ATGGAATTGTTTTATTACAGGCGTTTAGATGTTTATAAGGACGCTAAACAGTTGGCTATTAATGTCAATGAAGCCTTAAAATCATTTCCAAAAGAAGAGCGATATGCGTTGACAAATCAATTGCAGCGTGCTTCTACATCTGTTATGTTTAATATTGCAGAAGGCTTTGGACGCTATGGTAGTAAGGAGAGGATACATTTTCTTGATATAGCAAATGGTTCTTTAATGGAGGTTTCGAGCCAAATAGAATTGGCAGAAGCCTATCATTACATCTCTACAATACAGCGGGAAGAATTCGATAACCAAATTCTTTGTATCGTAAAGTAG
- a CDS encoding N-acetyltransferase translates to MSSVQIKRVETKKDLKAFIECHYDLYEGNQYDAPNLYSDEFKTLSKDKNAAFDFCEAEYFLALKEGKVVGRVAAIINNKANEKWDKKDVRFGWIDFIDDIEVSKALLKAVEDYGREKGMTSVVGPLGFTDMDPEGMLTWGFDQLGTMATIYNYDYYPKHMEKLGGWEKDNDYVEYRLDVPETAPEKYTKIAEMVEKRYNLHVRKLTKKEIFEGGYGKKLFDLINVTYANLYGFSELTDRQIDQYVKMYFPLADLDLITVIEDGNKDNQLVGLAITIPSLTRALQKCHRGRLFPFGWWYLLRAIKFHKTEVVDLLLIGVLPEYRSKGANSLVFADLIPRYVKYGFKWGETHVEMETNESVQSQWGPLDPIMHKKRRCYRKAIG, encoded by the coding sequence ATGTCATCAGTTCAGATAAAGAGAGTAGAGACGAAGAAAGACCTTAAGGCTTTCATCGAGTGTCATTATGACCTCTACGAGGGTAATCAGTATGATGCCCCAAACCTCTATAGCGATGAGTTTAAAACGTTGTCAAAAGACAAGAATGCTGCTTTTGACTTCTGCGAAGCTGAGTATTTTCTCGCCTTGAAGGAGGGAAAAGTGGTGGGGCGTGTAGCTGCCATCATCAATAATAAAGCAAACGAAAAGTGGGACAAGAAGGATGTTCGCTTCGGCTGGATAGACTTCATTGACGATATAGAAGTGTCAAAAGCTCTGTTGAAAGCTGTTGAAGACTACGGTAGAGAGAAGGGCATGACCTCTGTTGTTGGTCCACTCGGTTTCACAGATATGGACCCAGAAGGTATGTTGACATGGGGCTTTGATCAGCTCGGAACAATGGCAACTATCTATAACTACGATTATTATCCAAAGCACATGGAGAAACTTGGTGGCTGGGAAAAGGATAATGACTATGTAGAATACCGTCTTGATGTCCCAGAGACAGCTCCAGAGAAATACACAAAGATTGCAGAGATGGTGGAGAAACGATATAATCTTCATGTGCGTAAACTGACTAAGAAGGAAATCTTCGAGGGTGGTTATGGCAAGAAACTCTTTGACTTAATCAATGTGACTTATGCTAATTTGTATGGCTTCTCTGAGTTAACTGATCGCCAGATAGACCAGTATGTAAAGATGTACTTCCCACTTGCCGACCTCGATCTCATTACAGTTATTGAGGATGGCAATAAGGATAACCAGTTAGTTGGTCTTGCAATCACAATCCCATCACTAACACGTGCCTTGCAGAAGTGCCACCGTGGACGTCTTTTCCCATTCGGATGGTGGTATTTACTACGTGCAATAAAGTTCCATAAGACGGAGGTTGTCGACCTTCTCCTTATTGGTGTCCTACCGGAGTATCGCTCAAAGGGAGCTAATTCCCTTGTCTTTGCTGACCTCATTCCACGTTATGTGAAGTACGGCTTCAAGTGGGGTGAGACGCATGTCGAGATGGAAACCAACGAAAGTGTACAGAGTCAGTGGGGGCCATTAGACCCAATAATGCACAAGAAGCGTAGATGCTATAGGAAAGCTATTGGGTGA
- a CDS encoding class I SAM-dependent methyltransferase encodes MDKTDKIKQEEFPLPRYVQEVLSKHNISLPSLWGRGKGEGLLGSLSVLALQSHRYPDIDMPFLLDQLAGWQRARTKLPSWAAKEDIIYPPHLSMEQCSSEQTAEYKARLVARLVGVENFASSDLHNDCSRPSAGEETTPTQQENHVQKSYEGSFCDLTGGFGVDFSFIARSFKRAIYVEQQAKLCELARHNFHALGLTQAEVVNTDGTAYLQQLDHVSVLFLDPARRNEQGGKTVLISDCTPDVLALEEELLEKADTVIIKLSPMLDWHRAMDELNRLGNVVREVHIVSVRNECKELLLVLQRTKGETDDKTVTEKALQVFCVNDESIISYSLDEALSVSQQLLSAVPEAGQYLYEPNASLMKAGCFALLTARYPLSALSLNSHLFVSEEAIHDFPGRQFEITAVSSFNKKELRRRLSGIDKANLAVRNFPMSVAELRKRLKIKEGGDIYLFATTDAESNHLLFVCKKTAS; translated from the coding sequence ATGGATAAAACGGACAAAATTAAGCAAGAGGAATTTCCTTTGCCACGATATGTGCAGGAAGTTTTGAGCAAACATAACATTTCACTCCCCTCCCTTTGGGGGAGGGGTAAGGGGGAGGGGCTGCTCGGTAGTCTTTCTGTCTTAGCCCTCCAATCCCACCGCTACCCTGATATTGACATGCCTTTCCTGCTCGACCAGTTGGCAGGATGGCAGAGAGCACGCACGAAACTGCCATCGTGGGCAGCGAAGGAGGATATCATTTATCCACCGCATCTATCGATGGAACAGTGTTCAAGTGAGCAGACTGCGGAATATAAGGCACGATTGGTTGCACGCCTTGTAGGGGTAGAGAACTTCGCTTCTTCTGACCTACATAACGATTGTAGCAGACCTTCTGCAGGAGAAGAAACTACTCCTACGCAGCAAGAAAATCATGTTCAGAAAAGTTATGAAGGGTCGTTCTGTGACTTAACAGGCGGCTTTGGCGTTGATTTCTCCTTTATAGCACGCAGCTTCAAACGTGCTATTTATGTCGAACAACAAGCGAAGTTGTGCGAATTGGCACGTCATAACTTCCATGCTTTAGGCTTAACACAAGCTGAAGTAGTGAATACCGACGGTACAGCCTACCTCCAGCAGCTTGACCATGTGTCTGTGTTATTCCTCGATCCAGCGCGTCGTAATGAACAAGGAGGTAAGACTGTGCTGATAAGTGATTGTACACCAGATGTCTTGGCATTGGAAGAAGAACTCTTAGAGAAGGCAGATACGGTTATAATCAAGCTGTCGCCAATGCTCGATTGGCATCGTGCTATGGACGAACTCAATCGTTTGGGCAATGTTGTTCGTGAGGTGCATATCGTCTCTGTACGCAATGAATGTAAGGAATTGCTGTTAGTTTTGCAGAGAACAAAAGGTGAAACCGATGACAAGACGGTTACGGAAAAAGCCTTACAGGTATTCTGTGTGAATGATGAAAGTATCATTTCTTATTCTCTTGATGAGGCTTTAAGCGTATCGCAGCAACTTCTTTCGGCTGTTCCAGAGGCTGGTCAGTATCTCTATGAACCTAATGCTTCATTGATGAAAGCAGGCTGTTTTGCTTTGCTTACTGCTCGTTATCCACTTTCAGCACTCAGTCTTAATTCTCATCTTTTTGTCTCTGAGGAGGCTATCCATGATTTCCCTGGTCGTCAGTTTGAGATAACAGCGGTTTCATCGTTCAATAAGAAGGAGCTACGACGTCGTTTATCGGGGATAGACAAAGCCAATCTTGCCGTGCGCAACTTCCCTATGAGTGTTGCTGAACTACGCAAAAGGTTAAAGATAAAAGAGGGAGGAGACATCTATCTCTTTGCAACCACGGATGCAGAAAGTAATCATCTCCTCTTCGTTTGTAAGAAAACAGCGAGTTAA
- a CDS encoding M15 family metallopeptidase has translation MKRVFYLLFAAIFFAGSVHAQTTTMSRRQAAGRSMEQQGLVNIKHVVPSIKVALMYARADNFCNRVLYHELRDAYVLPACAEALRKAQTELKRRRPDLSLCIFDATRPMSVQQTMWDAVKDTPKYFYVSNPAHGGGMHNYGMAVDISICKASWNDATWRDGATRCLIDTIPMGVKVDHMGIASHIDRENELVARRLISREALANRRLLREVMSAAGFMPLRTEWWHFNLCTRAWAKQNLRVVR, from the coding sequence ATGAAACGAGTCTTTTATCTGCTATTTGCAGCCATATTCTTTGCTGGAAGTGTACATGCACAGACAACAACGATGAGTCGTCGACAGGCTGCTGGACGATCAATGGAGCAGCAGGGGTTGGTAAATATAAAGCATGTAGTACCTTCTATCAAGGTGGCTTTGATGTATGCTCGTGCGGATAACTTCTGTAATCGTGTACTCTATCATGAGCTTCGTGATGCCTACGTGTTACCCGCTTGTGCAGAAGCATTGCGTAAAGCGCAGACAGAATTGAAGCGTCGTCGTCCTGATTTGAGCCTTTGTATCTTCGATGCCACACGACCGATGAGCGTACAGCAGACGATGTGGGACGCAGTGAAAGATACCCCCAAGTATTTCTATGTGTCTAATCCTGCGCACGGAGGAGGTATGCATAACTATGGAATGGCTGTAGATATCAGTATCTGCAAGGCCTCTTGGAACGATGCTACATGGCGTGATGGCGCCACACGTTGTTTGATAGATACGATCCCAATGGGTGTGAAGGTAGACCACATGGGGATAGCCAGTCATATTGATAGAGAGAATGAACTCGTTGCTCGTCGTCTTATCTCTCGTGAGGCATTAGCCAACCGCAGACTCCTTCGTGAGGTAATGAGTGCTGCCGGCTTCATGCCTTTACGTACCGAGTGGTGGCACTTCAACCTTTGTACAAGGGCTTGGGCAAAGCAGAATTTGAGGGTGGTGAGGTAA